Proteins from a single region of Streptococcus mitis:
- a CDS encoding LysR family transcriptional regulator codes for MNLKDLQYFYDLCQLQSYTEVAKQHKVSQPSISYAIKRLEEYFNCKLIHHDPSHRSFKLTPQGQILLKHTELILPEVISTRKEINRSLAQYSTVGFPPIIIQYLFVALNEKDKFDFLKKIRPIRGGSVELLNLLLKGDLNASLLGLIEPLNYPSIETHELFHKELYVVLSKNHPFATVPSLAFEELVDQSFILLDEHFVHLKAFEMLNQKHQNKAEIFFKTDDIVILKELLKKGIGLSLLADIALSDEDDDLIKIPLIPKDKITFTVYYAYLKSATPSSEVEALFNLLKSYE; via the coding sequence ATGAATTTAAAAGATCTACAATATTTTTATGACCTCTGCCAGCTTCAATCCTATACGGAAGTAGCAAAACAACATAAAGTCAGCCAACCATCTATTTCTTATGCTATCAAGCGCTTAGAGGAATACTTTAACTGCAAATTGATTCACCATGACCCCTCGCATCGTTCCTTCAAGCTAACTCCTCAAGGACAAATCCTTCTAAAGCATACAGAACTGATTTTACCTGAGGTCATTTCTACTCGCAAAGAAATTAATCGCTCCTTGGCACAATACTCTACTGTAGGATTCCCTCCTATTATCATTCAGTATCTCTTTGTTGCCTTAAACGAAAAAGATAAATTCGATTTTTTAAAAAAGATACGTCCTATCCGCGGTGGCTCCGTAGAGTTATTAAACCTTCTCCTTAAGGGAGACCTTAATGCAAGCCTACTCGGTTTGATTGAACCTCTCAATTATCCTTCAATAGAGACACACGAGCTATTTCATAAAGAACTGTATGTCGTTTTATCTAAGAACCATCCTTTTGCCACTGTTCCTTCCCTCGCTTTTGAAGAATTAGTAGATCAATCCTTTATACTCTTAGACGAACACTTTGTTCACCTGAAAGCTTTTGAAATGCTTAATCAAAAGCATCAAAACAAGGCAGAAATATTCTTTAAGACGGATGATATTGTCATTCTTAAAGAACTTTTAAAGAAAGGGATTGGCCTTAGTTTACTGGCTGATATCGCACTTTCTGATGAAGATGATGATTTAATAAAAATTCCTCTTATACCGAAGGATAAGATAACTTTTACAGTTTATTACGCTTACCTTAAATCAGCTACACCGTCATCAGAAGTAGAAGCCTTATTTAATCTCCTTAAATCATATGAATAG
- a CDS encoding helix-turn-helix domain-containing protein, giving the protein MTTKNYLQQYISQKVKYFRTQNKMSQEELSEQAGLGLKYINQLENQNVNLTIHSLEKVIDALEMTPEEFFNFDSLESTSDKSDNLSLRRINMKIKQLPIDKREKMLVIFESILDNL; this is encoded by the coding sequence ATGACAACTAAAAACTATTTACAACAATATATTTCCCAAAAAGTGAAATATTTTCGAACACAGAATAAAATGAGCCAGGAAGAACTTTCGGAACAAGCAGGACTCGGGCTTAAGTATATCAATCAACTTGAAAACCAAAATGTGAATCTGACCATTCACAGTCTTGAAAAAGTGATTGACGCCCTAGAAATGACCCCAGAGGAATTTTTCAATTTTGATAGCCTTGAATCAACCTCTGATAAGAGTGACAATCTTTCACTCAGAAGAATCAACATGAAGATTAAACAGCTCCCTATTGATAAACGAGAAAAAATGTTGGTCATTTTTGAGAGTATCTTAGATAATCTTTGA